The region TTGTATGAAgatcatttaattattttttaactcttaatgtatgtatataaatttttGTGTGTAGAATTGGCCGATATAATCTTTTTGGACACAACCCCATTGGTTGATATGTACTTCTCAGACCCAGAGGATCATAACTATGATTGGCGTGGCATTTCTTCACGCAAGGATTACATTTCTGGCTTACTAATGGTACAAAATTTACAAAGTAATtagtgaaaataaattattttatagtttcacttttcaaaatgcatttttttaataattttctaTAAAATAATCTTCGATCGGAATCTGGACAATTTGTCGAGAATTTCCAAAAAGATGTGTCGTGAATTTCTATTAGAGTGTCGAGTGATGTTTGAAAGATCATTTTGCTAAAAATTATCAAAAATTacgtaaaaaaataatatttagttaAACAATCctaatttattttcttttcttttacctcACTGTAATCAAGTGTATTATGAATTTTATCAGGATGTTGAAAAGGCTGTAAAGGGATCACATGCCACGTGGAAGATAGTGGTTGGTCATCATGCAATTAGAAGTGTTGGACATCATGGTGATACAAAAGAACTCATAGACCAACTTCTTCCAATTCTCAAGGTACATTCACTACATCAATTGTTAGTTACTAAATATTTGATTCAAATTAATAATGTATAAATTAAAAGTTACACTATTTATTAGtgctaatattatatatatgtaaaacgtAATCGATAAAAATAGATTATTTTATAATAGTGCGATAATTTTTTGATACTTTCTTTACAAAATTATTTGTGTTAGTAATACGAGCAATGTATCAAAAAATTTCAATAAGGTATTGAAGGATGTGTAAAAggctattttagaaaaaaattatcaaaatactaATTTACCAAACGCCCTATATTTATAAATACTATATCAATATTTTGTGTTGTTCTTTTCTACAAAAGTAACTCGTCTTTAACACTAATCAAGATAAAGTATAATAATAATGTATTCATAATTACAGGCCAACGAAGTTGATTTTTACATGAATGGGCACGACCATTGCCTCGAACATGTTAGTGATACAAGCAGGTAAAATTACAAATACTATgtctatttattattatatagtaaaaattatactttatattttatatttgaccTTGGGCATAGGTGGGTCAGGCGTGTGCTTAGGGTGCTCCAtagattttatatataatttttttttaaatatcatattttgtatAGTGTCCCCACAACTCAAAACAGGACCGACCCTGCATATAATCAATCAAATAATATGTAAAGATAATAATTGATATTGATATACAATTATTTATACAGCCCCATACAATTTCTGACTAGTGGAGCTGGATCAAAGGCTTGGAGGGGAGACATTAAAGGGTTAAACAAAGAAGGTTTGAACTTCTTCTATGATGGACAAGGTTTCATGTCTGTGAAATTGGCATCAAATGAGGCTGAGATTGCATTCTATGACGTTTTTGGCAATGTTTTGCACACATGGCAAAACTCCAAGCTACTTCACTccacaatataattaaattttctctatgtattttctttttctttttcaagttTAGAAAATTTTGAGTTATACTTATAGGTTTAGTATAGGCCAGGATAGAAGATTACCTACTGCATTTTGTTCTCAATTTGAATAATTATTGATGTTACAATTGGAAAATTACAAAAACTCTCAATTCaataaatatttttgaaatatatgaGCAAGGATGCTATAAGTTCCCATGCAATACCTAATCGCAGAACAACTCCTACTATCGTACTCTACTTGTTTGAACAAGGAAGCTATAAGCGTTTCATCTGGGCAACTTATCACGAAAATAGCTCCTCCTACCATTTCGGATGCTTGGAAGTGAACTTTATAATCCATACAACATGTCCAACCAACATCACTAAATCCAACTATGTCTCGATGTTAGATTACTTTTAACACTTCCTTGGTAACATAAGGATGACAACTCAAATATCAATCAAACACCTATGACCAATTaagggtgagcatcggtcggtttgggcggttttttcataacataaaatccagacttcggttttcggtccggattggtgcaatccaaaaaccgaccaaccaaaccagttaaaagaaaaaatcgaccattttggaccgcggtttgatcggttaaaccgaccaaaccgaatttcttattttttttaaatttaaaaaaaacattttgaaagctttagttaaaaaactaaaaattttgtattgttggaatccatttttgtgcatttttaaaacataaatatatagaacataatttcatatatatatattttatttaataattttaataattaaggattatataatattatcttattatatatttatattgttcaGTCGATTTCGATTCCGCCGGTCGGTCTGGACAAAATTTTCAAACTGACCGAATAGTGACGGTTTGCGCtgttggcggttttttcggtgttcgaaAGGTTGATGTATGTGGTTTTTTcagtttttcggattttatgctgaGCCCTATGACCAATATCACAAATGTGGATACTTGAGCACACGTCCTTATGGTACACGAGGAATtctgaaaagaaaaaacaaatatattGAGAAGAGAAACCAAAGAAGAAAGAGTTAAGAACAAAATTCTTCTTCAAGCGTTTTTTCAAAGTAAGAACTAGGGCTTGCTCCTATTTCTTCTCATCATTCTAAATCTATCTTCTCCTTTAATGAATTCTCTTTTTTTGTCTCTGGTTCATTTAGACTTAGGTTTTTACAAGCCAAAAAAATATCTCTAAAAGGAAAAAATCTAGTTTCTCTATTTGTTATGTTGTCCAAATTTATCTTAAAATCAAAAATGATTTTTCTATTTTCATGGTCCACTTTAACTTATAGACTTTTAAGCCCAAAAAAAAGTCACCAAAAGTGAGATATAGTCACGAAAGATATGATCAATCGAAAAAACTTGTGAGTGGTTAtgctttcaaaattcaaattagttttaaaataaaaactcaaattttattatataataattataaaaataatggcaaaaatcaaaattcaaattgaaatTGGTCTACATAATCTGTAGGTGGATTATTGCATGCAAGTCCAGAAAAAGTTCACAGACCTCTATAACCCTAAAGGCCCAGGCAAGCTGTCTTTGTACAGTCAAAGTTTGATCCAAAAATCTCCAAAGCCCAAAGCAAATAAGATGGGCTGAAATCCAGTCCTAATACTTGTACTATGCAAATTGCAACTTATGTAAAGTCGAATAAAAAGATCATATAAAATGGTAATGCAAATTAagtataaaaaagaaaaataaaaaattgaaggaAAAACAATGAACTGCTTATATATGGATGCAGTTACACTGTGTGCAaagaaatttatatatatatataatatagaggGAGCCACTACAACGCATTCTCTTTTTTTATAACACTGGTGCATCCATTTTCTATTTTCGGCACATGGATAGATATAATTCTAAacttttttatatgacagtgtacactgtaggtatttagaatatcctgcaaattttcaagaaattccgaaTAAATTATGATACAAAAAACAGGATCTAAACTGTATGTTGCacgcgtgcctgtttttttgtgtacgcgtgtaaaatttgaaaGTTTGAACCATGTTTTCGGctttgtaaactattcagaatttcttgaaaatttacaggatattctaaatacctacaatgtacaccgtcatatttTTTAGATTATATATGTCTaggtgccgaaaatagaaaaaagatgCATTGGTAttgttccatatatatatatataatatttatatatgcgtACCACATGGATAACAATACAAGGAGACAAGtttatatggatgtatatatatGACTTGATAAGGTAAAAAATAAGATTAAGACAAATTTAAAATGGTTATGAATATATTACTTACTTAATTTGGTGATGA is a window of Humulus lupulus chromosome 4, drHumLupu1.1, whole genome shotgun sequence DNA encoding:
- the LOC133831702 gene encoding purple acid phosphatase 17-like translates to MAKSYVSVFFFLLLSLVLLVSSELEQFNQPPKEDGSLSFLVIGDWGRRGDFNQSQVAFQMGKIGEKLDIDFVVSTGDNFYDNGLRSEFDTAFEESFTNVYTQNSLQTQWYSVLGNHDYRGDAEAQLSPLLQKIDSRWLCLRSFVVNAELADIIFLDTTPLVDMYFSDPEDHNYDWRGISSRKDYISGLLMDVEKAVKGSHATWKIVVGHHAIRSVGHHGDTKELIDQLLPILKANEVDFYMNGHDHCLEHVSDTSSPIQFLTSGAGSKAWRGDIKGLNKEGLNFFYDGQGFMSVKLASNEAEIAFYDVFGNVLHTWQNSKLLHSTI